One genomic region from Leptolyngbyaceae cyanobacterium JSC-12 encodes:
- a CDS encoding Ycf4 protein (IMG reference gene:2510096587~PFAM: Ycf4) encodes MTAQIANTEQNVLRQTIIGSRRLSNYWWAVVVTVGATGFLLAAISSYLKINLLPFSDPTKLVFIPQGVAMGFYGFAGILFSFYLWLTIFLDVGGGYNEFNKETGVVKVFRWGFPGKNRRIEVDCKTEDVQAVRVEIREGLNPKRALYLRVKGRRDVPLTRVGQPIALSTLENQGAELARFLGVPLEGL; translated from the coding sequence AGCAAACACAGAGCAAAACGTATTGCGTCAGACAATTATCGGTTCTCGTCGGTTAAGCAACTATTGGTGGGCAGTAGTGGTTACAGTTGGTGCAACTGGATTTCTGCTGGCTGCGATTTCTAGTTATCTAAAGATTAATTTGCTGCCTTTCTCTGACCCAACGAAGCTGGTGTTTATCCCTCAAGGGGTTGCCATGGGTTTTTATGGGTTTGCTGGAATACTCTTTAGCTTTTATCTCTGGTTGACGATCTTCCTGGATGTGGGAGGTGGCTATAACGAGTTCAATAAGGAAACTGGGGTGGTTAAAGTTTTTCGTTGGGGGTTTCCAGGCAAGAACCGCCGCATTGAAGTTGACTGCAAAACTGAGGATGTTCAAGCCGTTCGGGTTGAGATTCGAGAGGGTTTGAACCCTAAGCGAGCTTTGTATCTTCGTGTCAAAGGAAGGCGGGATGTGCCGCTAACGCGGGTTGGGCAGCCGATCGCGCTTTCAACCTTAGAAAATCAAGGGGCAGAGCTGGCTCGTTTCCTGGGGGTGCCTTTGGAAGGATTGTAG
- a CDS encoding peptidyl-prolyl cis-trans isomerase (rotamase) - cyclophilin family (IMG reference gene:2510096588~PFAM: Cyclophilin type peptidyl-prolyl cis-trans isomerase/CLD): protein MSKTMRNLLKRWVAIVIVTSALFVSGCFPQTSASSSASPTPAEQATPVTVASAEPANLPKLNGKATVEMVVRGETITMEIDGTNAPVTAGNFVDLVQRGVYDGLVFHRVVREPQPFVVQGGDPQSKDMNFPAERLGTGSFIDPATSRPRYVPLEIKPQGADKPLYHQTFEAAGISTKPKLQHTRGAVAMARSSLPDSASSQFYIALTDLSFLDGNYAVFGYVTQGMETVDKIQQGDRIESIRLVKGGESLKKA from the coding sequence ATGAGTAAAACCATGCGAAATCTTTTGAAGCGTTGGGTCGCGATCGTGATAGTGACAAGTGCATTATTTGTCAGCGGTTGTTTCCCACAAACTTCAGCATCTTCTTCTGCAAGCCCCACCCCAGCAGAACAAGCAACCCCAGTCACCGTTGCCAGTGCCGAACCTGCTAATCTGCCAAAGTTAAATGGCAAAGCTACTGTAGAAATGGTGGTTAGAGGCGAAACTATCACTATGGAGATTGATGGAACCAACGCCCCTGTTACGGCTGGGAATTTCGTTGATCTGGTGCAGCGGGGAGTGTATGACGGGCTGGTGTTCCACCGTGTAGTGCGAGAGCCTCAACCCTTTGTGGTGCAAGGAGGTGACCCTCAAAGCAAAGACATGAACTTCCCAGCAGAACGGTTAGGGACTGGAAGCTTCATTGATCCAGCGACCTCCAGACCGCGCTATGTTCCCTTAGAGATCAAACCACAGGGAGCGGATAAGCCACTCTATCACCAAACGTTTGAAGCAGCGGGAATTTCCACAAAGCCGAAACTGCAACATACTCGTGGGGCTGTGGCAATGGCGCGCTCCTCCTTGCCCGATTCAGCTTCTTCCCAGTTCTATATTGCGTTGACTGATTTGAGCTTTTTGGATGGAAACTATGCTGTCTTCGGTTACGTAACCCAGGGCATGGAAACGGTTGACAAGATCCAGCAGGGCGATCGCATCGAATCCATCCGCCTTGTCAAAGGTGGTGAAAGTTTGAAGAAAGCATAG
- a CDS encoding 3-oxoacyl-(acyl-carrier-protein) synthase (IMG reference gene:2510096589~PFAM: Beta-ketoacyl synthase, N-terminal domain; Beta-ketoacyl synthase, C-terminal domain), which translates to MNVVVTGIGLISALGSLETTWKQLLAGISGIQQHQPFAELEPKPLGLIGKHPAQLQELVRRSVLDAIADAGLSLPLPDCGVVIGSSRGNQAQWEELVRSRSFSHPHSLMSIPFLDTLPHTAAITTAHLICTAAAVRSPMAACATGLWAIAQGYELVRSGEYERVIAGAVEAPITPLTIAGFDQMGALAKTGAYPFDCDREGLVLGEGGAVFVLESEPVAKSRCAKVYGYIKGFGLTADGYHVSAPEPSNRPAITAITQCLQRSGLEAQNIDYIHAHGTATQLNDHNEAQLIQQLFPDSVPISSTKGATGHAIGASGALGAAFCLLALKHQLLPPNLGLRRTDLGLNLVLSARPAVVHNTLCLSFGFGGQNAAIAFTRAKLAIEDWAVATPVGVDLVQSEVVDLW; encoded by the coding sequence ATGAATGTGGTTGTTACAGGGATTGGTTTAATTTCAGCGTTGGGATCGTTAGAAACGACCTGGAAGCAACTGTTAGCAGGGATTTCTGGCATCCAACAGCATCAACCCTTTGCGGAATTAGAACCAAAGCCGCTGGGACTGATTGGCAAACACCCTGCTCAATTGCAAGAACTTGTGAGACGGTCAGTGCTGGATGCGATCGCTGATGCTGGTTTGTCCCTTCCATTGCCCGATTGCGGAGTTGTGATTGGCTCCAGTCGAGGAAATCAAGCCCAGTGGGAAGAGTTGGTACGCAGCAGGAGTTTTTCTCATCCCCATTCCTTAATGTCTATTCCCTTTTTAGACACCCTGCCTCATACTGCAGCAATCACAACTGCTCATTTAATTTGCACTGCAGCCGCTGTGCGATCGCCCATGGCTGCCTGTGCAACCGGGCTATGGGCAATTGCACAAGGCTATGAACTAGTGCGATCCGGAGAATATGAGCGGGTGATTGCAGGGGCTGTGGAAGCACCAATTACTCCATTGACGATTGCAGGCTTTGACCAAATGGGCGCATTAGCCAAAACAGGCGCTTATCCATTTGACTGCGATCGCGAAGGTCTGGTGTTAGGTGAAGGAGGAGCAGTTTTTGTGTTGGAAAGTGAACCAGTTGCCAAAAGCCGATGCGCCAAAGTTTATGGCTACATTAAAGGATTTGGGTTGACCGCCGATGGTTATCATGTCAGTGCTCCAGAACCCAGCAACCGTCCCGCTATCACGGCGATTACTCAATGCTTGCAACGGAGTGGACTTGAAGCTCAGAACATTGACTATATTCATGCTCATGGAACTGCAACACAGTTGAATGATCATAATGAAGCACAACTTATCCAGCAGTTATTTCCAGATAGTGTACCAATCAGTTCTACCAAAGGAGCCACAGGACACGCGATTGGGGCATCGGGGGCTTTAGGCGCTGCTTTTTGCCTGTTAGCTCTCAAACACCAACTTCTCCCCCCCAATCTTGGGCTACGACGAACAGATTTGGGTCTGAATCTTGTTCTTTCTGCTCGTCCTGCAGTTGTTCACAATACGCTTTGCCTCAGTTTTGGGTTTGGTGGACAAAATGCCGCGATCGCCTTCACTAGGGCGAAGTTGGCGATTGAGGACTGGGCTGTGGCAACTCCGGTGGGGGTTGATTTGGTACAGTCTGAAGTGGTTGATTTGTGGTAG
- a CDS encoding hypothetical protein (IMG reference gene:2510096590~PFAM: DUF218 domain), with product MVLLLTDVFLLLTQILLWIVVGLVIWYFLSKVLDRKFLGLLVLLLFLAVIILAFFRGGIDEPGSVLELLWRVLSFPLTPFGLGLILLFLLITGKVAKLTRRIVIAVLILLAFSSIPLVAYFLAQELEMEAIELIAPVPALEAGSRQVIVLLGRGTTRPQLRPRVNPLPPNPPPVERAITPDQFDVLSNLHVQITEHGDRILYAAQLYQEETRRGTNPLIVVSAGRRSDRRQKEGEIREDITEARDIQRLLTQNLGVPENRILLDHDNGNIRNSAERVKALLQNQQVNFGNQIMLVASAINMNRAALTFREVFNESRIVARPTDFFTLPQPQRLAQVATGRDLVEREIQVTDVLPTAEAFYISSQALQEYLNSLYYFLRGWIKPFQAPNLNRPITSTTNQPLQTVPNQPPPELPQPSPQSPTSP from the coding sequence ATGGTTCTTCTTCTGACGGATGTCTTTCTGTTACTGACCCAAATCCTCTTGTGGATTGTGGTCGGTTTAGTCATCTGGTATTTCCTATCCAAGGTTTTAGACCGCAAATTTTTAGGACTGCTGGTCTTGCTACTCTTCCTGGCAGTTATTATTCTGGCATTTTTCCGGGGGGGGATTGACGAACCAGGCAGCGTGTTGGAATTGCTCTGGCGAGTATTATCGTTTCCGCTGACTCCTTTTGGACTGGGTTTAATCCTGCTATTTCTGCTGATCACAGGCAAAGTTGCCAAACTGACTCGTCGGATTGTTATTGCTGTTCTAATTCTGTTGGCGTTCAGCAGCATTCCCCTGGTTGCCTATTTTTTGGCGCAAGAATTGGAGATGGAAGCGATCGAACTGATTGCTCCGGTACCTGCGCTTGAAGCGGGCAGCAGGCAAGTCATTGTGCTTTTAGGAAGAGGAACAACCCGTCCCCAGTTGCGCCCACGAGTCAACCCCCTGCCGCCGAATCCGCCCCCTGTCGAGCGGGCAATTACACCCGATCAGTTTGATGTTCTTAGTAATCTGCATGTTCAAATAACGGAACATGGCGATCGCATTCTTTATGCTGCTCAACTTTATCAGGAAGAAACTCGCCGCGGGACGAATCCGTTGATTGTAGTCAGTGCAGGTCGCCGCAGCGATCGCCGTCAGAAAGAGGGAGAAATTCGAGAAGATATTACCGAGGCGCGAGACATCCAAAGATTACTGACTCAAAATCTGGGCGTTCCTGAAAACAGGATTCTGCTTGATCATGACAATGGCAACATTCGCAATAGTGCTGAAAGAGTCAAAGCATTGCTCCAAAATCAGCAAGTTAATTTTGGGAATCAGATTATGCTAGTGGCTTCTGCAATCAACATGAATCGAGCCGCCCTCACGTTTCGGGAAGTATTCAATGAAAGCCGGATTGTTGCCCGTCCTACAGACTTCTTCACCCTTCCCCAACCCCAGAGACTGGCTCAGGTCGCAACAGGACGTGACCTCGTTGAGCGGGAAATTCAAGTTACAGATGTGCTGCCAACTGCTGAAGCCTTCTATATCAGTTCTCAGGCGCTCCAGGAATATCTCAATTCGCTCTATTACTTCTTACGTGGATGGATCAAGCCCTTCCAGGCTCCCAATTTGAATCGACCCATAACTTCTACCACAAATCAACCACTTCAGACTGTACCAAATCAACCCCCACCGGAGTTGCCACAGCCCAGTCCTCAATCGCCAACTTCGCCCTAG
- a CDS encoding Kef-type K+ transport system, membrane component (IMG reference gene:2510096591~PFAM: Sodium/hydrogen exchanger family), with product MSWFSLLSTPGLYPTPWLQSLLATTSEAANAPLILAAVLLSLVIIFLASKLGGEICARIDLPPVLGELVGGVVVGISVLHLLVFPEGVSSVNESILMKLLDFTSTADQQSLTAIFEATSEVVSVLAEMGVVILLFEIGLESDLKELLKVGPQATVVAVVGVVTPFVLGTVGLTMVFGVPVVPAIFAGAALTATSIGITAKVLAEIQRLTSREGQIIIGAAVLDDVLGIIVLAVVASLAREGTVEITNVIYLIVSASVFLIGSIWLGRLLNPVFVAIVDGLKTRGQLLISALIVAFTLSYVADVIQLEAILGSFAAGLILAETDKRHDLQEQVIPIADMLVPVFFISVGAKTDVSVLNPFIPENREGLIMASFLILVAIVGKVITGFAVFGQPGINRLAIGVGMVPRGEVGLVFAAVGSTSGVLSASLNAAIIVMVILTTFLAPPLLRVVFQQGEEPDEITSIPADAIAAAPAESEEVQSETT from the coding sequence ATGAGTTGGTTTTCCCTGCTTTCTACTCCTGGGCTTTATCCCACCCCTTGGCTGCAATCGTTGCTGGCAACTACGTCTGAAGCAGCAAATGCACCCCTGATTTTGGCAGCAGTTTTGTTGAGCTTGGTCATAATTTTTTTGGCGAGTAAACTAGGCGGAGAAATTTGTGCACGAATTGATCTGCCGCCTGTACTAGGAGAATTGGTTGGTGGCGTGGTAGTCGGTATTTCTGTCCTGCACCTGCTGGTCTTCCCTGAAGGGGTGAGTAGCGTTAATGAGTCCATTTTGATGAAACTGTTGGACTTCACTTCCACTGCCGATCAACAATCCTTGACTGCCATTTTTGAGGCGACTAGCGAAGTTGTCTCGGTATTGGCAGAAATGGGAGTAGTCATTTTGCTGTTTGAGATTGGCTTGGAATCCGATTTGAAAGAATTGCTCAAAGTTGGTCCACAAGCAACCGTGGTTGCCGTAGTGGGGGTTGTGACTCCTTTCGTATTGGGAACGGTGGGGTTGACGATGGTGTTTGGTGTACCAGTGGTACCAGCAATTTTTGCAGGTGCAGCACTCACCGCTACAAGCATTGGCATTACGGCAAAGGTGCTTGCCGAAATTCAACGGCTCACTTCCAGAGAAGGGCAAATTATCATTGGGGCGGCGGTACTGGATGACGTGTTGGGCATTATTGTGCTGGCGGTAGTTGCCAGTCTCGCTCGTGAAGGCACTGTAGAAATTACAAATGTGATTTATTTGATCGTCAGTGCCAGTGTTTTCTTAATTGGTTCAATCTGGCTAGGACGGTTGTTGAATCCAGTCTTTGTCGCTATCGTTGATGGACTCAAGACGCGGGGTCAGTTGCTCATTTCAGCGTTGATTGTTGCCTTTACCTTGTCTTACGTAGCAGATGTGATTCAGTTAGAGGCAATTTTGGGTTCCTTCGCGGCTGGCTTGATTTTGGCAGAAACGGATAAACGCCACGATCTGCAAGAGCAGGTAATTCCGATCGCAGATATGCTGGTACCAGTTTTCTTCATCAGCGTTGGTGCTAAAACCGATGTGAGCGTGCTCAACCCGTTTATCCCAGAAAACCGCGAAGGGCTAATCATGGCATCATTTCTGATTCTGGTGGCAATTGTGGGGAAGGTGATTACGGGATTTGCAGTGTTTGGGCAACCAGGGATTAATCGTCTGGCGATCGGTGTGGGGATGGTTCCACGAGGTGAGGTGGGCTTAGTATTTGCTGCAGTGGGAAGTACTAGTGGCGTACTGTCTGCATCGCTCAATGCCGCCATTATTGTAATGGTGATTTTAACGACTTTTCTAGCGCCACCCTTACTAAGAGTTGTGTTTCAACAGGGAGAAGAACCCGACGAGATCACTAGTATTCCAGCAGATGCCATTGCCGCAGCACCAGCCGAGTCAGAAGAGGTGCAGTCTGAAACAACTTGA
- a CDS encoding N-acetylmuramoyl-L-alanine amidase (IMG reference gene:2510096592~PFAM: N-acetylmuramoyl-L-alanine amidase; Localisation of periplasmic protein complexes), with product MKLDGLARRCQHLLYQLFYSLLLTPSVLFIAPFAHAAKLESWRFNVNQNQLEFSTDEGVQPKAQLVTDPTRLVIDLPGVTLGRSTIQETYNGLIRSIRIAQFDRGTTRLVIELAPGYTLDPNQIKFRGITAQQWIVTLPKPFPIPGMSQGSGLPMVNSAPPSTVVQMPAIATPSVQPRAIRPTPSMPPIPNGRVVVVIDPGHGGPDPGAVGIGGLQEKGIVLDIGTQVAAMLQQRGVYAVLTRGDDRDLDLEPRVRIAEQVNATVFVSIHANSISLSRPDINGLETYYFQSGSELAQTIHQSILQATGIPDRGVQKARFYVLRKTSMPSVLVEVGFVTGRDDAARLSNPLYRTQMADAIARGILQYLQQTAKL from the coding sequence ATGAAACTGGACGGCCTCGCTCGACGTTGTCAACACCTTCTCTATCAACTTTTTTATAGTCTCCTGTTAACTCCCTCAGTGCTATTCATTGCGCCATTCGCTCATGCTGCAAAGCTAGAGTCTTGGAGGTTCAATGTCAATCAAAACCAACTGGAATTTTCAACCGATGAAGGTGTGCAACCTAAAGCGCAGCTAGTAACCGACCCCACCCGATTAGTCATCGATCTACCAGGTGTGACCTTGGGACGTTCAACGATTCAGGAAACTTACAATGGGTTGATTCGCTCTATCCGGATTGCACAGTTTGATCGAGGCACCACTCGCCTGGTCATTGAACTAGCACCTGGCTATACACTAGACCCCAACCAGATCAAATTTCGCGGTATCACTGCTCAACAATGGATCGTCACTCTGCCAAAACCTTTTCCCATTCCTGGGATGAGTCAAGGATCTGGGTTGCCTATGGTTAACTCTGCGCCGCCGTCTACCGTGGTTCAAATGCCCGCGATCGCGACTCCCTCAGTCCAGCCAAGGGCAATAAGACCAACACCCTCCATGCCACCAATTCCCAATGGCAGAGTAGTAGTTGTCATCGATCCAGGGCATGGCGGTCCTGATCCGGGCGCAGTTGGCATCGGCGGGCTACAAGAAAAGGGGATTGTGCTGGATATTGGGACGCAAGTTGCTGCTATGTTACAGCAGCGGGGTGTCTATGCGGTGTTAACTCGTGGCGACGATCGCGATCTGGATTTGGAACCCCGTGTCCGAATAGCAGAACAAGTCAATGCCACTGTGTTTGTTAGTATTCATGCCAACTCCATCAGTTTAAGTCGTCCCGATATTAATGGACTGGAAACCTATTATTTCCAATCCGGTAGTGAATTGGCGCAAACAATTCATCAATCGATACTACAGGCAACAGGGATTCCTGACCGAGGGGTGCAGAAGGCGCGATTTTACGTGCTACGCAAGACCTCGATGCCATCTGTTTTGGTAGAAGTGGGATTTGTGACCGGGCGAGATGATGCTGCACGATTGTCGAATCCTCTATACCGGACGCAGATGGCAGACGCGATCGCCCGTGGTATCCTACAGTATTTGCAGCAAACCGCAAAGTTGTAA
- a CDS encoding glutamate racemase (IMG reference gene:2510096593~PFAM: Asp/Glu/Hydantoin racemase~TIGRFAM: glutamate racemase), producing the protein MFEQQYMSDLPTGSFHDAAPIGLFDSGLGGLTVLRELYRQAPQESVIYFGDTARLPYGTKTPTEILQYVREILTWMTEQGVKMVVMACNTSSALALETVRSEFNIPILGLILPGARAAVQQGRRIGVIATPATVASDAYQRAIHEVDATAKVWQVGCPEFVPLIEDNRIEDPYTDAIAQRYLQPLIDQKIDTLVYGCTHYPHLAPVLRRILPPSVKLVDPAVHVVAAAAQELDLLGLSNVRSPKPTRFCVSGCPETFNRLATRWLGYTPIAEHIELSPVCQPVPLEAVEP; encoded by the coding sequence GTGTTTGAACAGCAATATATGAGCGATTTGCCCACAGGTAGCTTTCACGATGCTGCTCCCATTGGCTTGTTTGACAGTGGGTTAGGAGGGCTAACTGTGCTTCGGGAGCTATATCGACAAGCGCCTCAAGAGTCGGTGATTTACTTTGGTGATACGGCTCGGTTGCCCTACGGCACGAAAACCCCTACTGAAATTCTTCAGTATGTGCGTGAAATTCTCACCTGGATGACTGAACAGGGCGTCAAGATGGTGGTGATGGCGTGCAACACTAGTTCTGCTCTGGCGTTAGAAACGGTGCGATCAGAATTCAACATTCCCATTTTGGGGTTGATTTTGCCTGGAGCGCGAGCGGCTGTGCAGCAAGGACGCCGAATTGGTGTGATTGCAACTCCGGCAACTGTTGCGAGTGATGCCTATCAACGGGCAATCCACGAAGTGGATGCTACTGCCAAAGTGTGGCAGGTGGGATGTCCAGAGTTTGTGCCGTTAATTGAAGACAACCGGATTGAAGACCCTTATACCGATGCAATCGCCCAACGTTATCTCCAGCCGTTGATTGATCAAAAAATCGATACACTGGTTTACGGCTGTACCCACTATCCCCATTTAGCGCCAGTATTGCGTCGCATTTTACCCCCCTCAGTAAAGTTGGTTGACCCGGCTGTGCATGTGGTGGCAGCGGCAGCACAGGAATTGGACTTGTTAGGACTCAGCAATGTGCGATCGCCCAAACCTACTCGCTTCTGTGTCAGCGGTTGTCCCGAAACCTTCAACCGCCTGGCAACTCGCTGGCTTGGTTATACTCCTATCGCCGAACACATTGAACTCTCCCCCGTTTGCCAACCCGTTCCTTTAGAGGCTGTAGAACCTTAG
- a CDS encoding hypothetical protein (IMG reference gene:2510096594), protein MFATGFLCAVSADAVNQVQAKSAPNSAAHQVAPIRPRSTCPTELEPLIKALLRDLPSYINRISHQRGGSQAYHYAIASSPANLEPLPVVTSTPDPEQGGLHQIFFTLLERQYDTQQKTDYQSYHWLFLAHTENHGWQLAMIYSRLGAYPNSNQVPTPLRETTQEAIGLAIRQWLRDCRAGSVSIP, encoded by the coding sequence ATGTTTGCCACTGGTTTTCTGTGCGCAGTCTCAGCAGATGCAGTCAACCAAGTTCAAGCCAAATCAGCACCAAACTCTGCTGCTCATCAGGTTGCCCCTATTCGCCCCCGGTCTACTTGCCCGACTGAGCTAGAGCCTCTGATAAAAGCACTTTTACGAGACCTACCCAGTTACATCAACCGCATCAGCCACCAGCGCGGCGGTAGCCAAGCCTACCACTATGCGATCGCCTCCAGCCCAGCCAACCTTGAACCATTACCCGTCGTAACGAGTACGCCAGATCCAGAGCAGGGGGGACTGCATCAGATCTTTTTTACACTGCTAGAACGGCAATACGACACTCAACAAAAAACGGATTATCAGTCTTACCATTGGCTGTTTCTGGCACATACCGAAAACCATGGCTGGCAACTGGCTATGATCTACTCTCGCCTGGGTGCTTATCCTAATAGCAATCAAGTTCCAACTCCGTTACGAGAAACAACTCAAGAAGCGATTGGTTTAGCAATTCGTCAATGGTTGCGCGATTGCCGTGCAGGATCTGTCTCTATCCCATAG
- a CDS encoding seryl-tRNA synthetase (IMG reference gene:2510096595~PFAM: Seryl-tRNA synthetase N-terminal domain; tRNA synthetase class II core domain (G, H, P, S and T)~TIGRFAM: seryl-tRNA synthetase) → MLDLKLIRENPLLVQEKLNQRGAGYDIAPIAELDRQQKELEKTRSQLQARSNEIGKLVGQKMKSGSQPDDPEILELKAEGNDLKAKLGALEPQEKDIKAQIESLLLTLPNLPSDSTPIGKDETENVEVRRWGDEYKPTGSNFLPHWEIGENLGILNPEKGTKVAQSRFVLLLGAGAALERALIQFMLDTQIAAGYLEVLPPFLINSISLTATGQLPKFAEESFKCADDDLWLAPTAEVPVTNLYRDEILSADELPIYHCAYTPCFRREAGSYGKDTRGLIRLHQFNKVELVKLVRPETSEQEHEALVQNAEAVLQALKLPYRVLELCTGDLGFGAAKCYDLEVWLPSAGRYREISSCSNFKDFQARRGNIRYKQPGQKGTQFVHTLNGSGLAVGRTMAAILENYQQPDGSVRIPDVLQPYLNREIL, encoded by the coding sequence GTGCTTGACCTGAAGCTGATTCGAGAAAACCCTTTGCTGGTGCAGGAAAAATTGAACCAGCGCGGCGCAGGCTATGACATTGCACCGATCGCAGAGTTGGATCGGCAACAAAAGGAACTGGAAAAAACGCGATCGCAACTGCAAGCCCGCAGCAACGAGATTGGGAAACTCGTGGGACAAAAAATGAAATCTGGCAGTCAGCCAGATGATCCAGAAATTCTGGAATTGAAAGCTGAAGGCAATGACCTCAAGGCAAAGCTAGGTGCATTAGAGCCGCAGGAAAAGGATATTAAAGCTCAGATTGAATCGCTCTTACTCACTCTGCCCAATTTGCCCAGTGATAGCACTCCGATCGGCAAAGACGAAACTGAAAATGTAGAAGTGCGGCGCTGGGGTGATGAGTATAAGCCCACAGGCTCCAACTTCTTACCTCACTGGGAAATTGGTGAGAACCTGGGAATTCTCAACCCAGAAAAAGGTACCAAAGTGGCTCAAAGCCGTTTTGTGTTGCTGTTAGGTGCAGGTGCGGCTTTGGAGCGTGCTTTAATTCAGTTCATGCTGGATACGCAAATTGCCGCAGGCTACCTAGAAGTCCTACCACCGTTTTTAATCAACAGTATCTCGCTTACAGCAACCGGGCAGCTTCCCAAATTTGCTGAAGAAAGCTTCAAATGTGCAGACGATGACCTCTGGCTGGCACCCACCGCAGAAGTTCCGGTAACCAACTTGTACCGGGATGAAATTCTCTCAGCAGATGAGTTGCCCATTTACCATTGCGCTTACACGCCTTGTTTCCGGCGCGAAGCTGGTAGTTATGGCAAGGATACGCGGGGTCTAATTCGGTTACACCAGTTTAATAAGGTGGAATTAGTCAAGCTGGTACGTCCTGAAACCTCAGAACAGGAGCATGAAGCACTGGTGCAAAATGCTGAGGCAGTTCTGCAAGCCTTAAAACTACCCTATCGTGTATTAGAACTATGTACAGGGGATTTAGGGTTTGGTGCAGCAAAGTGCTACGACCTGGAAGTGTGGCTGCCCTCTGCCGGTCGCTACCGAGAAATTTCCAGTTGCTCGAACTTTAAAGACTTTCAGGCGCGGCGTGGCAATATTCGGTATAAACAACCAGGGCAGAAAGGAACTCAATTTGTGCACACACTGAATGGCTCTGGTTTAGCAGTAGGGCGAACAATGGCAGCAATTCTGGAAAACTATCAACAGCCTGATGGGTCTGTGCGAATCCCAGATGTCCTCCAGCCCTATCTGAATCGAGAAATTTTGTGA
- a CDS encoding phosphoribosylaminoimidazole carboxylase, PurE protein (IMG reference gene:2510096596~PFAM: AIR carboxylase~TIGRFAM: phosphoribosylaminoimidazole carboxylase, PurE protein) yields the protein MTQPVVSIVMGSDSDLPTMQSAIAVCEEFGISCEVGIVSAHRTPERLVDYAKTAHTRGIKVIIAGAGGAAHLPGMVASLTPLPVIGVPVQTRHLQGVDSLYSIVQMPAGIPVATVAIGNAHNAGLLAIQILATSDRALLDKVQAYRESLKQMVLDKQAKLDELGYREYLERKGGGD from the coding sequence ATGACACAGCCAGTGGTTAGCATTGTTATGGGCAGCGATTCAGACCTCCCCACTATGCAGAGCGCGATCGCTGTCTGTGAAGAATTTGGCATTTCTTGCGAAGTCGGTATCGTCTCTGCCCATCGCACCCCAGAGCGCCTGGTGGACTATGCCAAAACTGCCCACACTCGCGGCATTAAAGTCATCATCGCTGGCGCTGGAGGAGCCGCTCACCTCCCTGGAATGGTTGCCTCTCTCACCCCTTTACCTGTAATCGGCGTTCCCGTGCAAACTCGCCACTTACAAGGAGTCGATTCGCTTTACTCAATCGTGCAAATGCCTGCCGGAATCCCTGTTGCCACAGTTGCCATTGGCAATGCCCACAACGCTGGACTCCTCGCTATTCAAATTCTTGCTACCAGCGATCGCGCCTTACTAGATAAAGTACAAGCCTACCGCGAAAGCCTGAAGCAAATGGTGTTAGATAAACAGGCGAAGTTGGATGAATTAGGCTATCGAGAGTATTTGGAAAGGAAGGGAGGAGGAGATTGA